GATTCGCGTCGCGGTCTTGCCGATGATGACGGCGAGCTCGACCTCCCAGTCGAGCTGCTGGGTCATGCTGGCATTGTGCTGGATCGCGGCGCCCGGCCCGATCACGGCGGTCGGCGGCTTGGAGAACACCACCGGCTGTTTCGGCAGATCCTTGTCGGTGTCGAGGCTCTTGGCGGACTCCGCGACATGCGCGCGATAGTTCAGCCCGATGCCGAAGATGTTCTTGCGCGGGCGCGGGATCGGTGCCTGCAGCCTGACGTCCTCGAGCGGAACGGCGGCGCCGACCGGCAGCGCCCCGTTGGCGCTGTCCAGGCATTTCTTCAACGCCGGCAGCAAGGTTATGGCGTTATCGATCAGCGACAGCATATCGCCTGGCCAGACGTGTCCGCGTGACGCACCGAGGCGCTCGACATCGACAACCAATCCATTGACGACGATCCCGAGGCGGGCACCGCTGGAGCCAGAAGTGTAGGTGACGAGACGCATGCAAGCTGATCCGGTTATTCGGGTTGCTGGAAAATATCAGGCCGCGACCGGCTGATGGCCGGCATTGTCGCCATAGGCTTCTTCCCGGTAGAGACCGAGCCCTTCGATGACGGGCAGATCGTTGAAGCAGAACAGGCAGGCATCCTCGCTCTCGGATGCGTTGCCGTGCTCATGCCAGGCCCAGGAGGGTACGCAGAAGATGTCGCGCTCCTGCCACTCGAACCGCTTGCCGCCGATCACGGAGTAGCCGCGCCCCTTGGCGACCTGGTAGACGAAGCTTCCGGTGTGGCGGTGCGACCTGGTCTTCTCGCCCGGCCGCAGCATCTGCATGCTGGCGCCGATGGTCTGCATCACATGGCCGCCGGTGATCGGATTGACGTAGTTCATGAGGATGCCGTCATAGGGCGATCCGTCGGTGGCGGCGGCATATTTCCGCAACGACTCGTAGGTCGGCTCCCACTCATATTTGAACATCGGTGAATAGCCGTTCGACCATCGCGAGCCCGCCGGCCGGAGACCGGGATTGCCCCAGGTCTTGGTCATGTCGTCGACGGGATAGCCCGACTCCTCCTGCTGGACCTTCGGGTGCACGACGAAGAAATTGGCCTCCAGCGCGTTGACGAGCGGAATATCGAGCCCGTCCTGCCAGATGCACACAGAGCCGTTCGCCTCGACGCCATGCTCGTGCCAGGTGCCGTTCGGCGTCAGCACGAAATCCCGCGCGCCGAGTGTCATCTTGTGGCCATCGACGATGGTGTAGGCGCCCTCGCCTTCCATGATGAAGCGCAGGGCGGAGGCCGAATGCGCATGGGCGGAGGCCACTTCGCCCGGGTGCATCACCTGCAAGCCCGAATAGAGCCAGCCGACCGCGGCCGACACGTCACGACGACCGGGATTGTTGAGATAGATCACCCGCCGTCCCGCCTTCTCCGGCGAGACCAGCTCCACCGAGCGCAGCACGTGCTCACGCAGATCGCTGTAGCGCCACAGCACCGGAATGGACGCCGACTGCGGCTGCCACGGCTCGATCTTGTTGGCGACCGTCCACAGCGCGCCGGCCTCGAACTTCTCGAGGTCCTTGTAGTAGGCCTTGAGCTCCGGGGTATCCTCGACATTGGCCCGGCCGATGACGTTCTCGCCCATCCTGTCCTCCAAGTCTTATCTCAGTCTCATGCAGTCTTGTCGCCACGCCCACAACTGTCGTCCTGGCGAAAGCCAGGACGACGATGAGGATGGCTGTCGATTCAGGTTGCCACACCGCGCGGTGTCATCACCCGCGAAAGCGGGTGATCCAGTATTCCAGAGACGGCTGTGCTTGAGCCGAGAGGCCGCGGCGTACTGGATCGCCCGGTCCATGTGCACAATTGCGCACAGGCCGGGCGATGACAGTTGTGGGTGCCTTGCATACCGGCGTCGTCCTGGCTTTCGCCAGGACGACGGTGCGGATGGCTGTCGATTCAGGTTGCCACACCGCGCGGTGTCATCACCCGCGAAAGCGGGTGATCCAGTATTCCAGAGACGACTGTGCTTGAGCCGAGAGGCCGCGGCGTACTGGATCGCCCGGTCGAGCCGGGCGATGACAGCTGTGGGTGCCTTGCGTACCATCGTCGTCTTGGCGAAAGGCAGGACGACGGTGATGATGAGGGATCGCGCTTCGAGTCCCATCATTCCGTCCTGCCTGGAATTGAGACGAAGCTCGCCTGCTCCGCGGCATCGGTCGCCGGGCGTTCGTCGTCCGCAAGGCCGAGCGGTGCCTGCGGACGGCGATTGACCCGCAGATCGAAGATATCGAACCGGTTGTAATGCCCGACGATGTCGTGCATCTGCTTCGGCTGAATGCAGCGTTCGAGGTCGATATCGGCATAGACGATGCCTTCATCGTCGATCAGCGGCGCGCCGACGAGACGGCCGTCCGGTCCGATCACGCCGGAGAATGCGCTCGACTTCCGCTGCAGGCGCGCCCGCGCGTCGGGAACGACGGTCTGCATCGCCGCAATGATCTCCTCCGACACGGTCGAGCACGAAACGATCGTGAAGATCTTTCCCTCGAAGGAATGGGCGATGG
This Bradyrhizobium sp. CCBAU 53421 DNA region includes the following protein-coding sequences:
- a CDS encoding fumarylacetoacetate hydrolase family protein; the encoded protein is MRLVTYTSGSSGARLGIVVNGLVVDVERLGASRGHVWPGDMLSLIDNAITLLPALKKCLDSANGALPVGAAVPLEDVRLQAPIPRPRKNIFGIGLNYRAHVAESAKSLDTDKDLPKQPVVFSKPPTAVIGPGAAIQHNASMTQQLDWEVELAVIIGKTATRIPVEKAMDHVFGYSVMIDISARDNRRAGQWIFSKGMDTYAPFGPCIVTADEIPDPHDLRLWLTKNGVMKQDSNTKYMIFDIPALIADISSGMTLEPGDIIATGTPEGVGAGMSPQEWLWPGDVVEAGVDGVGVIRHPVVAI
- a CDS encoding cupin domain-containing protein, translating into MGENVIGRANVEDTPELKAYYKDLEKFEAGALWTVANKIEPWQPQSASIPVLWRYSDLREHVLRSVELVSPEKAGRRVIYLNNPGRRDVSAAVGWLYSGLQVMHPGEVASAHAHSASALRFIMEGEGAYTIVDGHKMTLGARDFVLTPNGTWHEHGVEANGSVCIWQDGLDIPLVNALEANFFVVHPKVQQEESGYPVDDMTKTWGNPGLRPAGSRWSNGYSPMFKYEWEPTYESLRKYAAATDGSPYDGILMNYVNPITGGHVMQTIGASMQMLRPGEKTRSHRHTGSFVYQVAKGRGYSVIGGKRFEWQERDIFCVPSWAWHEHGNASESEDACLFCFNDLPVIEGLGLYREEAYGDNAGHQPVAA